In Acidimicrobiia bacterium, one DNA window encodes the following:
- a CDS encoding XdhC/CoxI family protein, which produces MTSGAGDPATPVFQALEDALRADEPVALATVINGNGVGAKLLVTPGGKPMGTLGDPDLDRVVTRDALGELEAGLTVTRHYGPHGEARERDVEVFVESFVRQPQMVIFGAVDFTAALARAAKLLGYRVTVCDAREVFATPARFPMADEVVCDWPDRHLSRIGDNLGPRDAVCVLTHDAKFDVPAIVGALGTRVGYLGAMGSRSTHAKRVVRLREVGVTDAELTRVMAPIGLDLGARTPEETAVSICAEIIATRTGHAAPSLRDTDGPIHA; this is translated from the coding sequence GTGACCTCCGGCGCGGGCGATCCGGCGACTCCGGTCTTCCAAGCGCTCGAGGACGCCCTTCGCGCCGACGAGCCGGTTGCGTTGGCCACGGTGATCAACGGCAACGGCGTCGGCGCCAAGCTGCTCGTCACCCCCGGCGGCAAACCCATGGGTACCCTCGGAGATCCGGATCTCGATCGCGTCGTCACTCGCGATGCGCTCGGTGAGCTCGAAGCCGGGTTGACGGTGACCCGTCACTACGGCCCGCACGGTGAGGCACGCGAGCGTGACGTCGAAGTCTTCGTCGAGTCGTTCGTGCGCCAACCGCAGATGGTGATCTTCGGCGCAGTCGACTTCACCGCGGCGCTCGCTCGAGCGGCGAAGCTGCTCGGCTACCGCGTGACGGTCTGTGACGCGCGTGAGGTGTTCGCCACTCCCGCGCGCTTCCCGATGGCGGACGAGGTCGTGTGTGATTGGCCCGACCGTCACTTGAGCCGAATCGGTGACAACCTGGGACCACGTGACGCGGTGTGCGTGCTGACCCATGACGCCAAGTTCGACGTGCCCGCCATCGTTGGTGCACTCGGCACGCGAGTCGGGTATCTCGGCGCGATGGGAAGTCGCTCGACGCATGCCAAGCGGGTCGTGCGACTGCGCGAGGTCGGGGTGACCGACGCGGAGCTGACGCGGGTCATGGCGCCGATCGGCCTCGATCTCGGGGCGCGAACACCTGAAGAGACGGCCGTCTCGATCTGCGCCGAGATCATCGCGACCCGCACGGGCCACGCGGCGCCATCGCTGCGCGACACCGACGGCCCGATCCACGCCTGA
- a CDS encoding SDR family oxidoreductase, whose translation MDLGITGRRAAVAAASRGLGLASAVALAAEGAQVAICGRDRGAVEAAASTHDLVPLVADMSTPDGARGFVQATREALGGIDILVPNAGGPLPGRFADVSDLEEYTRAFQLNCLSTIAMCAEAIPAMQAQQWGRVVAITSIAVRQPMPHLILSNTARAGVTGFLKTLAREVAPDGITVNSLQPGLHDTERLRALGGADASGIPSGTLGQPADFGAIVAFVCSEQARSLTGVAIPVDGGAYAGLQ comes from the coding sequence ATGGACCTGGGCATCACCGGCCGCCGTGCCGCGGTCGCCGCGGCATCCCGCGGTCTCGGCCTCGCTTCGGCGGTGGCACTTGCCGCCGAAGGCGCACAGGTGGCGATCTGTGGCCGCGACCGAGGCGCGGTCGAAGCCGCCGCGTCCACGCATGATCTCGTGCCGCTCGTGGCCGACATGAGCACGCCCGACGGCGCTCGCGGATTCGTGCAGGCGACGAGAGAAGCGCTCGGCGGGATCGACATCCTGGTGCCGAACGCCGGTGGGCCGCTGCCGGGGCGGTTCGCGGACGTCTCCGACCTCGAGGAGTACACGCGTGCCTTCCAGCTCAACTGCCTCTCGACGATCGCGATGTGTGCAGAAGCGATCCCGGCCATGCAGGCACAGCAATGGGGACGAGTCGTGGCAATCACATCGATCGCCGTCCGCCAGCCGATGCCGCATCTCATCCTGTCGAACACCGCGCGCGCCGGCGTGACCGGATTCTTGAAGACGCTCGCTCGCGAGGTCGCACCCGACGGGATCACGGTGAACTCACTTCAACCCGGTCTGCACGACACGGAGAGACTGCGCGCGCTCGGTGGCGCGGACGCGTCCGGCATTCCAAGCGGAACGCTGGGTCAGCCGGCGGACTTCGGTGCGATCGTTGCGTTCGTGTGCTCCGAGCAAGCTCGCTCCCTCACGGGTGTGGCAATCCCTGTCGACGGCGGCGCATACGCCGGCCTGCAATAG
- the gcvT gene encoding glycine cleavage system aminomethyltransferase GcvT: protein MSQLRHSPLDAEHRALGARLVEFGGWEMPIQYTSVLEEHRACRQHAVAFDVSHLGSLRVTGAGAHALLQQAFTNDLGRIGPGRAQYTHLLDPDDAHVVDDIIVWWLTDDDFIVMPNASNTARIVDALGDPGGCSVEDITSSRAIIAVQGPEARAKLTAAVPAAADVPHFAVEAVDYDGAPGFAAGTGYTGEDGVELHVPVEAAASVWRAVLAGGVQPAGLGARDTLRLEAGLPLHGHELGPGITPLQAGLSWVVRFDKGDFRGRDVLLAEKERGVERRLRGLLVDGRQIPREGCAVMIDGTEVGQVTSGNFSPMLEQGIALAFLPPDAAEGTKVEIDVRGRTISAQVVKPPFFGR, encoded by the coding sequence GTGAGTCAACTGCGCCACAGCCCGCTCGACGCGGAGCATCGTGCGCTCGGCGCGCGCCTGGTCGAGTTCGGCGGCTGGGAGATGCCGATCCAGTACACGAGCGTGCTCGAAGAGCACCGCGCGTGCCGCCAGCACGCGGTGGCGTTCGACGTCTCGCATCTCGGATCGCTCCGGGTCACGGGCGCTGGCGCGCACGCACTCCTCCAACAGGCCTTCACGAACGATCTCGGTCGGATCGGGCCGGGCCGGGCTCAGTACACCCACTTGCTCGACCCCGACGACGCCCACGTCGTGGACGACATCATCGTGTGGTGGCTCACGGACGACGACTTCATCGTCATGCCCAACGCGTCGAACACGGCTCGGATCGTCGACGCGTTGGGCGATCCGGGCGGTTGCTCGGTCGAGGACATCACCTCGTCCCGGGCGATCATCGCGGTCCAAGGTCCAGAGGCGCGCGCGAAGCTGACGGCAGCGGTGCCCGCCGCGGCCGACGTCCCGCACTTCGCCGTCGAGGCGGTCGACTACGACGGAGCGCCCGGTTTCGCAGCCGGCACCGGGTACACGGGCGAAGACGGTGTCGAGCTGCACGTGCCAGTCGAAGCTGCGGCCAGCGTGTGGCGCGCCGTGTTGGCGGGCGGTGTTCAGCCGGCCGGGCTCGGTGCTCGTGACACGCTGCGCCTCGAGGCAGGCCTCCCACTCCACGGCCACGAGCTCGGGCCGGGCATCACGCCGCTCCAGGCCGGTCTGTCCTGGGTCGTGCGGTTCGACAAGGGCGACTTCCGCGGGCGCGATGTGTTGCTCGCCGAGAAGGAGCGCGGGGTCGAGCGCCGGTTGCGCGGCCTTCTCGTCGACGGCCGCCAGATCCCACGCGAAGGCTGCGCGGTCATGATCGACGGCACGGAAGTCGGCCAGGTCACGAGCGGCAACTTCTCACCGATGCTCGAGCAGGGGATCGCGCTGGCGTTCCTCCCGCCCGACGCCGCCGAAGGCACCAAGGTCGAGATCGACGTGCGCGGCCGCACCATCTCCGCACAGGTGGTGAAGCCGCCGTTCTTCGGCCGGTGA
- a CDS encoding bifunctional nuclease family protein: MIQMSLVGVRVEVPTNQPIVLLREEEGQRYLPIFIGPPEATAIVYALQGMETPRPMTHDLFKAVLDDLAVELQRVVITELHDGTFYAEIELGGNGETRRISSRPSDALALAARYPEPVPIFAAEAVLEEAGILFDQDEEEAQIEEFREFLNQVQPEDFASGEGGSPG; the protein is encoded by the coding sequence GTGATCCAGATGTCACTGGTGGGTGTCCGGGTCGAGGTCCCCACGAACCAGCCGATCGTGCTTCTCCGCGAGGAGGAGGGGCAGCGCTACCTGCCGATCTTCATCGGCCCGCCCGAGGCGACTGCGATCGTCTACGCGCTCCAGGGGATGGAAACACCGCGGCCGATGACCCACGACCTGTTCAAGGCCGTGCTCGACGACCTCGCCGTCGAGCTCCAACGAGTCGTGATCACCGAGCTCCACGACGGCACCTTCTACGCCGAGATCGAGCTCGGCGGGAACGGCGAGACCCGCCGCATCTCGTCCCGCCCGTCGGACGCGCTCGCGCTCGCCGCGAGGTACCCGGAGCCGGTGCCGATCTTCGCCGCCGAGGCAGTGCTCGAAGAGGCCGGCATCCTGTTCGACCAGGACGAGGAAGAGGCCCAGATCGAGGAGTTCCGGGAGTTCCTCAACCAGGTCCAACCCGAGGACTTCGCCTCCGGGGAAGGCGGCTCACCGGGCTGA
- the gcvH gene encoding glycine cleavage system protein GcvH has translation MEFPDNLRYSKEHEWVAVDGSRARVGITDYAQDALGDIVYVQLPTVGKAVEAMATCAEVESTKSVSDIYAPVSGTITAVNEALNDSPELVNQEPYGVGWIFEVDLSDPSQIDSLLDARAYRALVESG, from the coding sequence ATGGAGTTTCCCGACAACCTGAGGTACAGCAAGGAGCACGAGTGGGTCGCGGTCGACGGCTCGCGTGCGCGCGTCGGGATCACGGACTATGCGCAGGACGCGCTCGGCGACATCGTCTACGTGCAGCTCCCGACGGTCGGCAAGGCAGTCGAAGCGATGGCCACGTGCGCCGAGGTCGAGTCCACGAAGTCCGTCTCCGACATCTACGCGCCGGTGTCGGGAACCATCACAGCGGTGAACGAAGCGCTCAACGATTCTCCGGAGCTCGTCAACCAGGAGCCCTACGGGGTGGGTTGGATCTTCGAAGTTGATCTGAGCGATCCGTCTCAGATCGACTCCCTGCTCGACGCGAGGGCATACCGCGCGTTGGTTGAGAGCGGTTGA
- a CDS encoding MerR family transcriptional regulator produces the protein MSTSQGTFDEAREGGGSADRQSTSPSLRGRPDEVGDGLGWSGPNVCDIVGITYRQLDYWDSTDLLKPSLAPAAGSGTHRRYSYRDLVQLKVIKGLLDAGVRLQTARKVIESLRSERGGDWQTASLVIDGTNTVLARDGEHLFDLVRTGQGVFNVVPVGNMVQELDAAIHRLALPGSAGHATATEPEQRAADGG, from the coding sequence ATGAGCACGAGCCAGGGGACCTTCGACGAGGCACGCGAAGGCGGCGGCTCTGCCGACCGCCAAAGCACGAGTCCGAGCCTGCGGGGGCGACCAGACGAAGTTGGTGATGGGCTGGGCTGGAGCGGGCCCAACGTCTGCGACATCGTCGGGATCACGTACCGCCAACTCGACTACTGGGACAGCACCGACCTGCTGAAGCCCTCGTTGGCTCCGGCGGCCGGGAGCGGGACCCATCGCCGGTACTCGTATCGCGACCTGGTGCAGCTCAAGGTCATCAAGGGCCTGCTCGATGCCGGCGTGCGCCTCCAGACCGCTCGCAAGGTCATCGAATCGTTGCGCAGCGAGCGCGGCGGCGACTGGCAAACCGCGAGCCTCGTGATCGACGGCACCAACACGGTGCTCGCACGCGACGGCGAGCACCTCTTCGATCTCGTGCGCACCGGCCAGGGCGTCTTCAACGTGGTCCCGGTCGGCAACATGGTGCAAGAGCTCGACGCCGCCATCCACCGGCTCGCGTTGCCAGGGTCGGCCGGTCACGCGACGGCGACCGAGCCCGAGCAGCGGGCAGCCGACGGGGGCTGA
- a CDS encoding sugar phosphate nucleotidyltransferase — protein sequence MKAVILAGGEGTRLRPLTSNQPKPMIPLVNRPLMEHIVTLLARHGFDDVVVTVAYLANQIRDYFGDGSDFGPRMRYATDETPLGTAGSVRNAASELDDTFLVISGDVLTDIDLTGFIKAHRESGATASIALMRVEDPLEFGIVITRPDGSVERFLEKPSWGQVFSDTINTGIYVLEPEIFDLIPEGEVVDFAQDVFPAALDKGLRIHGHVVDGYWEDIGTTDAYLRAHADVLDGRVKVDITGFEMSKGVWLGEGAEIDPAAVVEGPAVIGDNCKIEAGARISEYTVLGTDVVIKNDATLERALCHDHVYIGRNARLRGCVIGRSTDLRGHARLEEGVVVGDECFIGEHAVVNAGVRIYSFKTVEAEAVVNSSIVWESRGARTLFGRRGVRGLANVDITPEVAVRLAMAYGTALKRGSTVTTSRDTSRAARALKRAVIGGLNLAGANVEDVELATVPVTRFQVRNSQARGGITVRLDADDPDSVEIRIFDADGRDIDEGMQRKLERLLAREDYRRAFAGDIGDIVYPPRSIEFYTAALARSVNAEKLHERAFKVVLDYSYGAASIVMPSVLAKLGVDALAINPYASTAASSATELDQQVVRIAELVRASGSHLGCVISPDGETIALVDDEGHALSRTEALLALVTLVAEARPHARIALPVSVTQAAEHLAMAHGGEVVWTKRSDTHLMEVAALGDIAFAASPEGGFIWPEFLPAYDASASLAHVLDLLATTGRTLSTVVKELPRVHVAHETVPTAWERKGAVMRELVELLTRDAEHEFLLVDGVKVLRPDGWALVMPDLEQPTTHVWAEAENDEAAHRLAHDYALVIRQLLR from the coding sequence ATGAAAGCCGTCATCCTCGCCGGGGGAGAAGGCACGCGGTTGCGTCCGCTCACGAGCAACCAGCCGAAGCCGATGATCCCCCTCGTCAACCGTCCGCTGATGGAGCACATCGTGACGCTCCTGGCTCGCCACGGCTTCGACGACGTTGTGGTGACCGTCGCGTACCTCGCCAACCAGATCCGTGACTACTTCGGCGACGGCTCCGACTTCGGGCCCCGCATGCGCTACGCGACCGATGAGACACCCCTCGGCACTGCAGGCTCGGTCCGCAACGCCGCCTCCGAGCTCGACGACACGTTTCTGGTCATCTCCGGCGACGTGCTCACCGACATCGATCTCACCGGGTTCATCAAGGCACATCGTGAGAGTGGGGCCACCGCGTCGATCGCACTCATGCGCGTCGAGGATCCGCTGGAGTTCGGGATCGTCATCACGCGCCCCGACGGCAGCGTGGAGCGGTTCCTCGAGAAGCCGAGCTGGGGCCAGGTCTTCTCCGACACCATCAACACCGGGATCTACGTGCTCGAGCCCGAGATCTTCGACCTGATCCCAGAGGGCGAGGTCGTGGACTTCGCCCAAGACGTGTTCCCCGCAGCGCTCGACAAGGGCCTTCGGATCCACGGCCATGTCGTCGACGGCTATTGGGAGGACATCGGCACCACCGACGCGTACCTGCGCGCGCACGCCGATGTGCTCGACGGCCGGGTCAAGGTCGACATCACCGGCTTCGAGATGAGCAAGGGGGTCTGGCTGGGCGAGGGCGCAGAGATTGATCCCGCCGCCGTGGTCGAGGGTCCGGCCGTCATCGGCGACAACTGCAAGATCGAAGCCGGAGCGAGGATCAGCGAGTACACCGTGCTCGGCACCGACGTGGTCATAAAGAACGACGCGACCCTCGAGCGTGCGCTCTGTCACGACCACGTCTACATCGGGCGCAACGCCCGGCTCCGCGGTTGTGTCATCGGACGGTCCACCGACCTGCGCGGCCATGCTCGCCTGGAGGAAGGCGTCGTGGTCGGCGACGAGTGTTTCATCGGCGAGCACGCGGTCGTCAACGCCGGCGTGCGGATCTACTCCTTCAAGACGGTTGAAGCCGAAGCCGTCGTCAACTCCTCGATCGTTTGGGAAAGTCGCGGTGCCCGAACCTTGTTCGGTCGACGGGGCGTACGAGGGCTCGCAAACGTCGACATCACGCCGGAGGTCGCGGTGCGCTTGGCCATGGCGTACGGCACCGCACTCAAACGGGGCTCGACGGTCACGACGAGCCGGGACACCAGCCGTGCGGCCCGTGCGCTGAAGCGTGCGGTGATCGGTGGCTTAAACCTTGCCGGAGCGAACGTCGAGGACGTCGAGCTCGCGACCGTCCCGGTCACCCGCTTTCAGGTTCGCAACAGCCAGGCGCGCGGTGGCATCACCGTCCGCCTCGACGCCGACGATCCAGACAGCGTCGAGATACGGATCTTCGACGCGGATGGGCGCGACATCGACGAAGGGATGCAACGAAAGCTCGAGCGGCTCCTCGCGCGCGAGGACTACCGACGTGCGTTCGCAGGGGACATCGGCGACATCGTGTACCCGCCGCGCTCGATCGAGTTCTACACGGCCGCCCTCGCGCGCTCCGTCAACGCCGAGAAGCTGCACGAACGCGCCTTCAAAGTGGTGCTCGACTACTCGTACGGCGCGGCGTCGATCGTGATGCCGTCGGTGCTGGCAAAGCTCGGCGTGGACGCGCTCGCGATCAATCCTTACGCCAGCACCGCCGCGAGCTCCGCCACCGAGCTTGACCAGCAGGTCGTCCGCATCGCCGAGCTCGTTCGCGCATCGGGAAGTCACCTCGGCTGCGTGATCTCGCCCGACGGAGAGACGATCGCCCTGGTGGACGACGAAGGTCACGCACTCTCACGCACCGAGGCGCTCCTGGCGCTCGTCACCCTCGTGGCCGAAGCCCGCCCGCACGCCCGCATCGCGCTGCCGGTATCCGTCACACAAGCAGCCGAGCACCTCGCGATGGCGCACGGCGGGGAGGTCGTGTGGACCAAGCGCTCCGATACTCACCTCATGGAGGTGGCCGCGCTCGGTGACATCGCCTTCGCCGCATCGCCGGAGGGCGGGTTCATCTGGCCGGAGTTCCTCCCGGCCTACGACGCCTCGGCATCACTCGCGCATGTGCTCGACCTGCTCGCGACGACCGGTCGAACCCTCTCGACCGTCGTCAAAGAGCTCCCACGGGTGCACGTCGCGCACGAGACGGTGCCGACAGCCTGGGAACGGAAGGGCGCGGTGATGCGTGAGCTCGTCGAGCTCCTGACGCGTGATGCCGAGCACGAGTTCCTCCTCGTCGATGGCGTCAAGGTCCTGCGCCCGGACGGCTGGGCGCTGGTGATGCCCGATCTCGAGCAGCCGACCACGCACGTCTGGGCCGAGGCCGAGAATGACGAGGCGGCCCACCGTCTCGCGCACGACTACGCGCTCGTGATTCGCCAGCTGCTTCGCTGA
- a CDS encoding phosphoribosyltransferase family protein, whose product MTQRQGAEPVTILDESELAECAERLAAAITADHPEGVVLVGVLKGALVFLADLVRRMRGIDVCVDFLAISRYAPDSGRVRLLKDLDLDVTDRDVVLVEDLVDTGLTVAYLVEHLNVRGARRVDICTLLDRSERRIVPVPVRYVGLEIPGDAYVLGYGLHHGEQYRNLPMIVRADPATLASHPDAYLSLYPGPEPARPGSRVTARRTTP is encoded by the coding sequence GTGACTCAGCGCCAAGGCGCAGAGCCGGTCACCATCCTCGACGAGTCGGAGCTCGCCGAGTGCGCCGAACGCCTCGCCGCCGCGATCACGGCCGACCATCCAGAGGGTGTCGTGCTCGTCGGCGTGCTGAAGGGCGCGCTCGTGTTCCTCGCCGACCTGGTGCGCCGAATGCGCGGGATCGACGTGTGTGTCGACTTCCTTGCCATCTCGCGCTACGCGCCCGACTCCGGTCGGGTACGTCTGCTCAAGGATCTCGATCTCGACGTCACCGATCGTGACGTCGTCCTCGTCGAGGACCTCGTCGACACCGGACTCACGGTCGCGTACCTCGTCGAGCACCTCAACGTGCGCGGCGCGCGTCGAGTGGACATCTGCACACTGCTTGATCGCAGCGAACGGCGCATCGTCCCGGTGCCGGTCCGCTATGTGGGCCTCGAGATCCCCGGGGATGCGTACGTGCTCGGCTACGGCCTGCATCACGGCGAGCAGTACCGGAACCTGCCGATGATCGTGCGAGCAGATCCGGCGACGCTCGCGTCCCATCCCGACGCGTACCTGTCGCTGTATCCCGGTCCTGAACCGGCGAGACCAGGGTCTAGGGTGACCGCGAGGAGGACTACGCCGTGA
- a CDS encoding XdhC family protein, giving the protein MKEILDDIDRWRALGQRVAVARVVGLDGSGPRDPGAAMAVSESGEVAGSVSGGCVEGAVVTEALAVLAGTRPRGVVSFGYSDDEAFAVGLTCGGTIHVFVEPLDW; this is encoded by the coding sequence GTGAAAGAGATCCTCGACGACATCGACCGGTGGCGGGCCCTCGGACAGCGGGTCGCGGTGGCGCGCGTGGTCGGTCTCGATGGCTCTGGTCCGCGCGATCCCGGCGCCGCGATGGCGGTGAGCGAGAGCGGCGAGGTTGCCGGCTCGGTGTCCGGGGGTTGCGTCGAGGGCGCGGTCGTCACCGAGGCGCTCGCGGTCCTCGCAGGAACGCGCCCGCGTGGCGTCGTGTCGTTCGGCTACTCCGACGACGAGGCCTTCGCCGTCGGTCTCACGTGTGGCGGCACGATCCACGTGTTCGTCGAGCCCCTCGACTGGTGA
- a CDS encoding CDP-alcohol phosphatidyltransferase family protein, with amino-acid sequence MDDRRVLTVPNAISVIRLLCAPLFLWLLFEAEERAVTFGLLAVLGATDWVDGWIARRFDQGSLVGKVLDPVADRILLLTAAIALTIDGVVPTWVGVLVLVREALVSAATLALAVAGAARIDVQWAGKAGTFALMFALPGFLLVDVLDPGTGRDAAQVTTWVATAGGLVLGYLAVAQYVPIARDALRAGRSARAGTSGAAV; translated from the coding sequence GTGGACGATCGCCGGGTTCTCACGGTCCCGAACGCGATCTCGGTGATCCGGCTCCTCTGCGCACCGCTGTTCCTCTGGCTGCTCTTCGAGGCCGAGGAGCGCGCGGTTACGTTCGGCCTTCTCGCGGTCCTCGGCGCCACCGACTGGGTCGACGGTTGGATCGCCCGACGCTTCGACCAGGGCAGCCTCGTGGGGAAGGTGCTCGATCCCGTGGCCGACCGGATCCTCCTGCTCACCGCCGCGATCGCCTTGACCATCGACGGCGTGGTCCCCACCTGGGTGGGTGTGCTGGTCCTGGTCCGTGAGGCGCTCGTGAGCGCGGCCACGCTCGCGCTCGCCGTGGCCGGCGCAGCCAGGATCGATGTGCAATGGGCCGGCAAAGCGGGCACGTTTGCATTGATGTTCGCGCTGCCCGGCTTCCTTCTCGTCGACGTGCTCGATCCCGGCACCGGTCGCGATGCGGCCCAAGTCACCACCTGGGTTGCCACGGCCGGGGGTCTCGTCCTCGGATACCTCGCAGTCGCGCAGTACGTGCCGATCGCTCGTGACGCGCTGCGCGCCGGTCGCAGTGCCCGCGCGGGCACGTCAGGAGCTGCGGTATGA
- a CDS encoding biotin/lipoate A/B protein ligase family protein translates to MIDDIGSDASTDHMRTDVELLEQVVADGQPALRLYTWSEPTLSLGRFQDRADVDEAACEELGVRIVRRPTGGAALLHGADLTYSVSLSLPSGADGGVRAVYDVIARALIAGLELIGVTAAIARNDGPPGAVCFAGQQGADLRVGDRKVCGSAQVRRDGAVLQHGSILLRRLEIDECDVVRTDCDHDALLRATVTLEELAAPSDPRSVADAIVKGFARSLPVSFDPAVLVPQRSYAQH, encoded by the coding sequence TTGATCGACGACATCGGTAGCGACGCGTCCACCGATCACATGCGGACCGATGTCGAGCTGCTCGAGCAGGTCGTTGCCGATGGACAGCCAGCGTTGCGCCTGTACACTTGGTCCGAGCCGACGCTGTCACTCGGCCGGTTCCAGGACCGCGCGGATGTCGACGAGGCCGCCTGCGAAGAGCTCGGTGTTCGCATCGTGCGCCGCCCGACCGGCGGAGCCGCGCTCCTGCATGGCGCCGACCTCACCTACTCGGTTTCGCTGTCGCTTCCTTCGGGTGCGGACGGTGGTGTGCGCGCCGTCTACGACGTGATCGCACGAGCGCTGATCGCCGGCCTCGAGCTCATCGGCGTCACCGCGGCGATCGCCCGAAACGACGGGCCGCCAGGAGCAGTGTGCTTCGCCGGGCAACAGGGAGCCGACCTGCGGGTCGGCGATCGCAAGGTGTGTGGATCGGCACAGGTACGACGCGACGGCGCCGTCCTTCAGCACGGTTCGATCCTGCTACGACGTCTCGAGATCGACGAGTGTGACGTCGTTCGCACCGACTGCGACCATGACGCGCTCCTCCGCGCGACGGTCACGCTCGAGGAGCTCGCCGCGCCGAGTGATCCGCGCTCGGTTGCCGACGCGATCGTGAAGGGTTTCGCCAGATCCCTGCCCGTTTCCTTCGACCCTGCAGTGCTTGTGCCGCAGCGTTCCTACGCGCAGCATTGA
- a CDS encoding FHA domain-containing protein gives MRCRRCGHENEVEANFCSSCGEPLGEEDTTVSLELIEGRRALEQEIGHLLDQLADGMGMLIVRRGPNAGSTFVLASDNTTLGRDPESDIFLDDVTVSRHHAVIEREEGHYEVRDAGSLNGTYVDRERIETSKLGDMSELQVGRFVLTFVVGGSGEQA, from the coding sequence GTGCGTTGTCGGCGCTGTGGCCACGAGAACGAAGTCGAGGCGAATTTCTGCTCGTCATGCGGTGAGCCGCTCGGCGAAGAGGACACCACCGTCTCCTTGGAGCTGATCGAAGGACGTCGCGCCCTCGAGCAGGAGATCGGGCACCTGCTCGATCAGCTCGCAGACGGAATGGGGATGCTCATCGTGCGGCGCGGACCCAATGCCGGGAGCACCTTCGTGCTCGCCTCGGACAACACGACGCTCGGTCGAGACCCGGAGTCCGACATCTTCCTCGATGACGTCACCGTGTCACGTCATCACGCCGTCATCGAGCGCGAAGAGGGCCACTACGAGGTCCGCGACGCGGGGTCGCTCAACGGTACCTACGTCGACCGCGAGCGCATCGAGACGTCCAAGCTCGGCGACATGAGCGAGCTCCAGGTGGGGCGATTCGTACTCACGTTCGTGGTCGGCGGCTCGGGGGAGCAGGCATGA